The following are from one region of the Dreissena polymorpha isolate Duluth1 chromosome 2, UMN_Dpol_1.0, whole genome shotgun sequence genome:
- the LOC127866233 gene encoding uncharacterized protein K02A2.6-like: protein MANLPPFPSFNIHDSGDTSNSSSNSAGPKEENHVASEPLVNIKATTDSSTQSDSENVQFTSDHSYAIDEDSTYELDSFQETNNDKPEADVMECNTDSRQSSCLLGAKTAQALDIVQFAFSSFAASSSIPDQYPSLFDGKMGKIEGISVKLHIDHDVPPVTQRHRRIPFHVRKDVEAELKRLEDLDVIEPISGPTPWVSPVVVVPKKSKGVRVCIDMREANKAISREKHPMPTVEELMSDLNSSTVFSKLDLSNAYHQLELDESSRYITTFVTHVGLRRYKRLLFGVNAASEIFQKTVADLLADIPGAKNLADDIIIHGKSQSDHDRALSLTLERLNRCGAKLNRDKCVFSVNKISFFGHVFSDTGVSADPEKIKAIVGHSAPQNPAEVRSFLGMTQYVSRYIPHYATMTEPLRRLTRQDVPWDWSSDAQNAFDSLRSALSSTKVMAYFDQNKSTEVLVDASPVGVGAILTQEGRVICYGSRALTDVEQRYSQTDREMLAVVYGVEHFHLYLFASEFKVITDHKPLLGLVNSRKPASARIERWRLRLMPYQFTLEYRPGKDDLNPADYMSRHPFTKPKRDNAAEAHVAFIVQKAVPKAMSLQEIQTATREDATLQKVMTAIQSGNWSHSDCTSFVRFRDEFSIVDGVILRDHRIVVPTSLQQHVVEIAHHTHQGMVKTKQLVREKVWFPGIDKMVEDAVRSCIPCQASYPGPNKREPICPTKLPSKPWEEVAVDFAGPFPSGQYLLVVMDEHSRFPEVEIVYSTAARVVVPRLKSIFARQGFPSVLKSDNGPPFQGQEFAEFASTCGFKHRRITPLWPEANGTVERFMATLNKFVRAAVAANRDWRDELHDFLMHYRATPHASTQISPFEALVGRKMSMGLPEISKPVYPVSVSTRLAINDANSKQKMKQYADSRRHTSPCTLIAGDQVLVKQRKVDKLTPPYNPDPYTVKERRGSMVIADRNGHTITRNSSHFRPVNASIPDPDPEGEPESIVECPVPQLPDLGSSQSDLSPTMTPVPLRRNPPRAAGMPKRLCDFELT from the exons ATGGCCAACCTTCCTCCATTTCCTTCGTTCAACATCCATGACAGCGGCGACACGTCaaattcttcgtcaaattcagcCGGC CCAAAGGAAGAAAACCATGTTGCCAGTGAACCCCTGGTGAACATTAAAGCTACAACAGATTCTTCTACCCAGTCAGATAGTGAAAATGTGcagttcacaagtgatcatagttaTGCTATTGATGAAGACTCCACATATGAGCTTGACTCCTTCCAGGAGACAAACAATGATAAGCCTGAAGCTGATGTGATGGAAT GTAACACTGACTCTAGGCAGTCCAGCTGTCTCCTTGGGGCCAAAACTGCTCAAGCTCTGGATATTGTTCAgtttgcattttcttcgtttGCAGCTTCAAGTTCTATTCCAGATCAGTACCCTTCTCTGTTTGATGGCAAGATGGGCAAGATAGAGGGCATCTCTGTGAAACTGCACATTGATCATGATGTTCCCCCAGTGACACAGCGTCATAGGCGAATTCCATTCCATGTACGCAAAGATGTTGAGGCTGAACTCAAGCGTCTTGAAGACCTTGATGTTATTGAGCCTATTTCAGGTCCCACACCCTGGGTAAGCCCCGTTGTAGTTGTCCCCAAAAAGTCAAAAGGTGTTCGTGTTTGCATTGACATGCGTGAGGCTAACAAGGCTATCTCTAGGGAGAAACACCCTATGCCAACTGTGGAAGAACTTATGTCAGATTTGAATAGTTCTACAGTATTCAGCAAACTTGATCTGTCCAACGCATATCACCAACTTGAACTTGATGAGTCCAGCAGGTACATCACTACTTTTGTCACTCATGTTGGTTTACGGCGCTACAAACGTCTATTGTTTGGTGTGAATGCTGCATCTGAAATTTTCCAGAAGACGGTTGCAGACCTCCTTGCTGACATCCCTGGTGCAAAGAACTTGGCAGACGACATCATTATTCATGGTAAATCTCAGTCAGATCATGATCGAGCACTTAGCCTTACATTGGAGCGACTGAACAGATGTGGTGCCAAACTCAACAGAGATAAATGTGtcttttctgtaaacaaaatctcTTTCTTTGGCCATGTTTTCAGCGATACAGGTGTTTCGGCTGATCCAGAAAAAATTAAGGCTATTGTAGGTCACTCAGCTCCTCAAAACCCAGCTGAAGTAAGATCTTTCCTTGGCATGACGCAGTATGTTTCTCGATACATACCTCACTATGCAACCATGACTGAGCCACTCAGACGTCTCACTAGGCAAGATGTTCCTTGGGATTGGTCAAGTGATGCCCAAAATGCTTTTGATAGTTTGCGATCTGCTCTGTCTAGTACTAAGGTGATGGCTTACTTTGACCAGAACAAGTCAACTGAGGTTCTTGTTGATGCATCCCCTGTTGGAGTCGGAGCGATTCTCACTCAGGAAGGTAGAGTTATATGTTACGGAAGCCGTGCACTCACAGACGTGGAACAGCGATATTCACAAACAGATCGTGAGATGTTAGCTGTTGTTTATGGTGTTGAGCACTTCCATCTGTATCTCTTTGCTTCTGAATTCAAGGTGATCACAGATCACAAACCCCTTCTAGGTCTTGTGAACAGTCGTAAACCTGCTTCTGCGCGCATTGAGAGATGGCGTCTTCGGTTGATGCCGTATCAGTTCACACTCGAGTATCGTCCAGGTAAAGATGACCTGAATCCTGCTGACTATATGAGCAGGCACCCATTCACGAAGCCAAAACGTGATAATGCAGCTGAGGCTCATGTTGCTTTCATTGTCCAGAAGGCAGTACCGAAAGCTATGTCCTTACAGGAGATTCAAACCGCAACCAGAGAGGATGCTACACTGCAGAAAGTTATGACAGCCATTCAGTCCGGCAACTGGTCTCACTCCGATTGTACGTCCTTTGTCAGGTTTCGAGATGAGTTTTCGATAGTAGATGGTGTTATTTTGCGTGACCACCGCATTGTTGTTCCCACTTCCTTGCAGCAGCATGTTGTCGAAATTGCTCACCATACCCACCAAGGCATGGTTAAGACAAAGCAACTAGTTAGGGAGAAGGTGTGGTTCCCCGGCATTGATAAGATGGTTGAGGATGCGGTTAGATCTTGTATCCCATGTCAGGCTTCATATCCCGGTCCAAACAAACGAGAACCTATCTGTCCTACAAAGCTTCCTTCTAAGCCATGGGAAGAAGTTGCTGTTGACTTTGCAGGTCCTTTCCCATCTGGCCAATACTTGCTTGTTGTAATGGATGAACACAGCCGGTTCCCAGAAGTGGAGATTGTTTATTCGACAGCTGCCAGAGTTGTTGTACCTAGATTGAAGTCTATCTTTGCTCGACAAGGATTTCCCTCTGTCCTGAAGTCAGACAATGGTCCTCCATTTCAGGGACAGGAATTTGCAGAGTTTGCTTCTACCTGTGGGTTCAAACACCGAAGAATTACTCCTCTTTGGCCTGAGGCCAACGGAACTGTAGAAAGGTTTATGgccacacttaacaagtttgttaGGGCTGCAGTTGCTGCGAACCGTGATTGGAGAGATGAACTTCATGATTTTCTCATGCACTATAGAGCAACTCCCCATGCATCCACTCAGATATCCCCATTTGAAGCCCTTGTTGGGAGAAAGATGAGTATGGGATTACCTGAAATCTCAAAGCCTGTCTATCCTGTTTCTGTCTCTACTCGTTTGGCGATAAATGATGCAAACAGTAAGCAAAAGATGAAACAGTATGCAGACAGCAGACGTCACACAAGTCCGTGTACATTGATAGCAGGTGACCAGGTGCTGGTCAAACAGCGTAAGGTTGACAAACTTACACCTCCATATAACCCTGACCCTTACACAGTCAAAGAGAGACGTGGAAGCATGGTTATCGCTGATAGGAATGGTCATACCATTACTCGCAATTCCTCACATTTCAGACCTGTTAATGCTAGTATTCCTGATCCTGATCCTGAGGGTGAACCTGAAAGCATTGTTGAATGTCCAGTCCCTCAGTTACCTGACCTTGGTTCGAGTCAATCTGATTTGTCTCCTACAATGACTCCTGTTCCCTTGCGCAGAAATCCACCTAGAGCAGCGGGAATGCCTAAGAGACTCTGTGATTTTGAACTGACATAG